In Garra rufa chromosome 14, GarRuf1.0, whole genome shotgun sequence, the genomic stretch GAATGTGTTAGAGTGCATTTAGGATGTAAATAGTTTGTGGTCGTATTCATGTGTTCAACATGAAGACAGATCGCGTTAATCATTTTTTGTGCTGTCAACATGGTTCGATCGTATAgtttgtgttgttacctgaaaaatattgctttttaagttaattttgtAGTGCATTAGGATTGCCTAGTTTCTATATGGAAAAAATGATTTAGACACTCTTGttcttattaaatttatttagtatttttactCTATATTGGTAAATTATGTAGTTACTTTAGTCACACATCTGTATGACTGACTTTTATGTTTTGTGGAAACCCCTAAGCACATAAAATAATAATCTCGTTTGGTTTGATAGATGGCTGAAGATTGGGAGGCTGTACCTGCTGTTGCTGAAACACCAGAGATCAAACTCTTTGGCAAATGGAGCACAGATGATGTGCAGATCAATGATATCTCCCTGCAGGTATGTGTGAAACATTCATAGACAACATTTTTGTGAGAATTGCTTTTTATTTGCTCATTAGCCCTTATCATTTCCCATATATAGAAGTTCATATAAATTGTTCTATATATACAGTGGTTGCtgaaattattagaacactagtattttcaccagatggttttaagtcagttatttctatcttttgctgtagtgtgtcagtaggaaatatcagatTACATTTGCAAATGTTAATTTAGCCAATaagtaataatccagtgagagtctgacaacagccagtgctccacacagggatttggtctcatcatcatccagtctgtttgTAATGATATGAAGAAACAGAATAAACTGAGACAGAtgaaatccagaagaactgtggcaacgtctctaagatgcttcaagaaacctacctgcaaagctacagcacttatgtaaaaatgctgtaaaatgagaatgctgTCAAACAGTTTCTTTATTACTtcacttctattaactaaattaaatcaacatttgatgGGACCAtccaggtagctttgcaggtaggtgtCTTGAagtatcttggagacgttgccacggTTCTTCTGGATTTTTCTGGActtagtttgttctgtttctttatgtcattccaCACAAactggagcactggctgttgtcaaactccTTGTGCAcgcaaaaaaaaatctcactggtttattacaattaatgacaaaatgaatgtttggaagtgtaaactgatgttttctactgacacactacagcaaaggATAGAATTAACTAACTTAAAACCGTTtctagctggtgaaaatactagtgttctaatacttttggccaccactgttaatgtataaaatattaaatagctCTAGTTTTTGTTGTGATACACTAAACAATTCAATTCAGTTACTAAGAGCTGTCCAATAACATTCCTCAAAAGTCTGTTGTGTCGTCTTTTGATACTTTTAACATTTCTAAATATGTATTTATGAAATCTTAAGTTGTTTCAGTCCAGTAAATGtttatattgaaatattatttactgtatatgaaAGTTATGTTGATTTCATGGCAAAAATGCTTAATAAAATGGTATGTATCTCTGATTCAGACAGAAGATGGCATGTAGTAGATGTTTTAGTAATAATGTGATCATATTGATAATTTAGAGGCTGTATCAGATATAATACAATAGGGTTGAGCTGATCAACATGTATTTCTCTCTTTCATTAGGATTACATTGCCGTGAAGGAGAAATATGCCAAATACCTCCCTCATTCCAGCGGCAGATACGCAGCCAAGCGTTTCCGTAAGGCTCAGTGTCCCATTGTGGAGCGCGTCACTAACTCCATGATGATGCACGGACGCAACAACGGCAAGAAACTGCTGACCGTCCGCATCGTGAAACACGCCTTCGAGATCATCCACCTGCTCACCGGCGAGGTGAGATGACAGTTTTCCACAGATTTATTAATGCCTGGTTGCCTTTGGTCTGGCTTAAATTTTAGTAGAATGTATATGTTGTATTATAACTCATCAACGTATGTCTAAGATGATGTGGCTTTctaaataatagtttttatttccTTTCCAGAATCCTCTGCAGATTCTGGTGAACGCCATCATCAACAGCGGCCCTCGTGAGGACTCCACTCGTATCGGACGTGCTGGAACCGTGAGGAGACAGGCTGTTGATGTGTCCCCTCTGCGCAGAGTCAACCAGGTCTGATTCCCCAACTTGACATAACGTTTGAGTGAGAGTTTGCTAAAACATTGCCTAAATGGTTATTTCTCAATTGGTTAACCTTAGACAAAGAGCATGGCATTAAGAAAATACATGTTTACTTTTATGAGACCAATACTATTCCAAGACGCTCTACCAAGCCTCTTCAGACTTGGGTGGACATTCATAGAAAATAAAGAGCACAGAAATGGCAGGTGATGATATGATCTCATCATGTTACAATTTTAGGCCATCTGGCTGCTCTGCACTGGTGCAAGAGAAGCTGCTTTCAGGAACATCAAGACTATTGCAGAGTGTCTTGCCGATGAGCTCATCAATGCCGCCAAGGTGAGATAAACAGTCTTTTACTGCTATCAAAGCTTTCAGGGCATCAACAGTAATTTatcttttattaatctttttattTGATGGCTAttaaagttctttttttttgtctgttgcaGGGTTCCTCCAACTCTTACGCCATCAAGAAGAAAGATGAGCTGGAGAGAGTGGCCAAATCCAACCGTTAATCTCCATTTTGTATAAACTTGGATTACAATAAAGGAAGAGTGAAACCTATACttgtcctattttttttttttttttaaatgtgaccctgtaccccaaaaccagttataagggtcacaagctttccattgatgtatgctttgGTAGGATAGGACAGTCTTTGTCAGatggaactatttgaaaatctggaatctgagggtgtgaaaatctaaatattgaggaaattgcctttaaagttgtccaaatgaagttcttagcaatgcgtattactattcaaaaattaagttttgatatttatggtaggaaatgtacaaaatattttcatggaacataatctttacttaatatcttaatgatttaaaaaaaaaaaaaaaaatctaattttgacccatgcaaattggctattgctacaaatacacccgtgttactaaagactggttttgttgtccaagatTTTTCGAGTCAGGTAGTGTACATTAACAAAAAGATGAATTTTGGTCTTTTTGTTTGATGTACCTCAAACAAAAGGAGTTTTTCATGTGCGCCAGTATAATTTTGTTATACATGCTGTTTTAGCAGTTGTGTGGTCTAAAATGTCTTATTTTAAGTATTTCTGTACACTGTTCATAGAACCTTTTCTGCCTTGTTTTTTGATCATGATTTTTGACCATCTTCAGTCACAAGACCCTCAGTCATTTGACTTTCCATCCTCTCCCTTGCGTGTCTTACATTAACATAAATTCTCTAATCAAAATCATGCTTTTGCTCTACTCTTGCCAGCAAAAGTGTTGGATCGTAACTTTGAGATTTATAAAAACCTCTTTTTGCATACTGAAAAGTaagccagctttttttttttttttttgtagtgtgaCGTTAAGTTTCTTCTGCCTCAGTGATTATATGAAATAACGTAGGCTATTCTGAGACCTCTGCCAATAATGTTTGACTTCAGCTGCGTCAAGCAACTGCTGAAACCTGAATTGAATTATGTTTCAAGGTggagacatttttaatgtttaaagggAAGGGTTACCGCTTGCATCTGATTTGAGGGTCAGATCACTGATAATACAACAAGTAGATCAGATAATGTACAAACTGGGATATTCTGAACTGTAATTACGCTGATTAATCATTGGAGACCAAGGAAAATCTAAACATGTCGCAGATGTTTAGATGCATTCTCTTCTTTTGTCTTCTCCCATCTGTGGGTAAGTGAAAAATAAGTCGTTGCTGTCATTTTTTCACACTTGTTTTATTGTGACAGTTTAACAGTAAATTAGATCTGAAGTTCAGTTCCACCTAAATGAACTGGATATGTAGTCAAAACAATTTATTTAGAAATCttaatttctcacattatcagtttattggCTATggtttttctacaaaaaaaatcagacatctgttagtatgacaatatttacatgaCTATcagtactttgttgaccaattaccatgCAACTTCTGTTCAGTCTGGTGTAAAAagattgcattagcaattaaagaaaaaacgcTTAAGCAAAACCTGATCAGGtcaaggtgtctgaataatttttggtccgaAATTTACtggaagtccactgtatgaagaaattttgggtataatatgtcagtttactttattttgctatcctcacttacataaatgaactagtaTCCTGCatttatcagtaaaaaaaaaaaaaaaaaaaaaaaaatatatatatatatatatatatctacaaTGTTCTATTTAATTCTTTTCATCTGTTTTCTTGTAGTTCCTCTGTTCTGTTATACGTGTGTTTTTCCTGCTATATCACCACTGGACTGTCTCAAGTTCCCTACTATGTGTCCACCGGGTCAGCTCTGCCTTTCTAGCAAAGCTGTAGCACAGCGGGGTATGTAAATGTAAAAGTCATCCTGTACTTGATTTGATTTCAAGCAGAGAGAACGTCTTCATAGGGCTATTCTATAAACATTTAACCAAACCTTTGCATTACCGTGCATTACTAAAATGAGCATGAAAGCCTttagtaaaatttgacagaattGATTATACAACTTCTGAAgtgattattaataaaaaatacaggggGATTTATAAATTCTGTGCATGTCTATGAATGTCATTATGTAATTTTCTTTGCACAGGGGACTTTCAGGTCGTCTTGTATGAAAAGAGCTGTGTTCTTCCTGCTCTGTGTGGACTAAAAGGAGAGAAGTTTGCAATGGGTTTGAACTTCACTTTCACCAATGACTGTTGTGATACTACACTCTGCAATGGCGTCTCAAGCAGTTCTGCTTTCATCTGGTTCAGCAACCTGCTCTCACTTCTTCTGACATTGTTTTATTCAAAGtaagcttaaaggagtagttcactttcagaacgaaaatttacagataatgtacccccttgtcatccaagatgttcatgtctttctttcttcagtcgtaaggaaattataatttatataatggacttctatggtgcccctgagtttgaacttccaaaatacagtttcaaagggctctaaggtgaggaaagaaggatcttatagcaaaacgattggttattttcccccaaaaaattacaatttatatactttttaacctcaaatgctcgtcttgtctagctctgtgtaga encodes the following:
- the rps5 gene encoding small ribosomal subunit protein uS7; this encodes MAEDWEAVPAVAETPEIKLFGKWSTDDVQINDISLQDYIAVKEKYAKYLPHSSGRYAAKRFRKAQCPIVERVTNSMMMHGRNNGKKLLTVRIVKHAFEIIHLLTGENPLQILVNAIINSGPREDSTRIGRAGTVRRQAVDVSPLRRVNQAIWLLCTGAREAAFRNIKTIAECLADELINAAKGSSNSYAIKKKDELERVAKSNR
- the lypc gene encoding sperm acrosome membrane-associated protein 4-like, producing the protein MSQMFRCILFFCLLPSVVPLFCYTCVFPAISPLDCLKFPTMCPPGQLCLSSKAVAQRGDFQVVLYEKSCVLPALCGLKGEKFAMGLNFTFTNDCCDTTLCNGVSSSSAFIWFSNLLSLLLTLFYSK